The Triticum dicoccoides isolate Atlit2015 ecotype Zavitan chromosome 6A, WEW_v2.0, whole genome shotgun sequence genome has a window encoding:
- the LOC119315669 gene encoding uncharacterized protein LOC119315669, with product MPPPPPHLVDEMIEEIFLRLPTPAALGRASTACPRFRRVITERSFLRRYRKRHPPPLLGFADQYPGFHPAQAPYPSAPLSRALADAAAFTYSFVPKPSEGYRGVCDVRDGRVLLEEVNLDNNDIAVCDPLSRRYVLLPPIPGDLTSEKKRPCQSTPLLVPVSEDEDETLFKVILFADYGTELAVFVFSSITGKWSVAASTSWSSLGGRPPGLDLDSHPFGCRGLSCFARGCFYFASPCRDRLLVLELDTLFSTVNNHTGYQVKLRWLPRQVENDFTRNNMQCRSRPGQARLPRIVLGKEGAIEVFSLVDDHSPNGLFYLYHYTQQNNAESSKEWQLENIVPLPGGYNYFITGADEGFLFLGATTEDQLDISRGSGVQLLTTYWDVDYFSLDVKTSELMKVCRRKRCFFTRENVYWYFGFPPSLSKPSI from the coding sequence atgcccccgccgccgccgcacctcgtcGACGAGATGATTGAGGAGATCTTCCTCCGTCTGCCCACCCCTGCCGCACTCGGCCGCGCCTCGACCGCCTGCCCCCGTTTCCGCCGCGTCATCACCGAGCGCTCCTTCCTCCGCCGCTATCGCAAACGCCACCCGCCGCCGCTTCTCGGCTTCGCCGACCAATATCCAGGGTTCCACCCCGCCCAGGCGCCCTACCCGTCCGCCCCGCTCTCCCGTGCCCTCGCCGACGCTGCCGCTTTCACATACTCTTTCGTCCCCAAGCCCAGCGAGGGGTACCGGGGTGTGTGCGACGTCCGCGACGGCCGCGTCCTTCTCGAGGAGGTCAACCTTGATAACAACGACATCGCGGTGTGCGATCCCTTGTCACGGCGCTACGTGCTACTTCCGCCCATACCTGGGGACCTGACATCCGAGAAGAAACGCCCTTGTCAAAGCACGCCCTTGCTCGTGCCGGTTAGCGAGGATGAGGATGAGACCTTGTTCAAGGTGATCCTCTTTGCTGACTATGGTACCGAACTGGCTGTGTTTGTCTTCTCTTCCATCACCGGAAAATGGTCTGTAGCCGCATCAACCAGTTGGAGCTCTTTGGGTGGTCGCCCCCCTGGGTTGGACTTGGACAGTCACCCGTTTGGATGCCGCGGCCTGTCCTGTTTCGCCCGTGGCTGCTTCTATTTTGCATCGCCTTGCAGGGACAGGTTGCTCGTGCTGGAGCTGGACACACTGTTTTCTACCGTCAACAATCACACTGGCTACCAAGTAAAGCTCAGATGGCTGCCTAGGCAGGTGGAAAATGATTTcaccaggaacaacatgcaatgcaGAAGTCGACCTGGCCAGGCCAGACTGCCTCGCATTGTACTGGGTAAAGAAGGGGCCATTGAGGTGTTTTCTCTCGTTGATGATCACAGCCCAAATGGCTTGTTTTATCTCTATCATTATACCCAACAAAATAATGCTGAATCTTCCAAGGAATGGCAGCTGGAGAATATTGTACCGTTGCCTGGCGGATATAACTATTTCATCACGGGCGCAGATGAGGGATTCTTATTCCTTGGAGCCACTACAGAAGATCAGCTTGACATTAGTAGAGGCTCAGGAGTGCAGTTGTTGACTACTTACTGGGATGTAGACTATTTTTCGCTGGATGTCAAGACTTCTGAACTTATGAAGGTTTGTAGGAGGAAGAGGTGTTTCTTTACTCGTGAAAATGTTTACTGGTACTTCGGCTTCCCTCCATCATTGTCAAAACCAAGTATATGA